One genomic window of Methanosarcina acetivorans C2A includes the following:
- a CDS encoding winged helix-turn-helix transcriptional regulator: MTAEATEYIVLPAPGDEFGASVAGEDVQIVEDTIEPYWHFLLWLAVMNILSIVDIVVLPAKFLFAILGFRVADHSNAVGVLKRKFIFSFIKVNPGTCISEMANNLDINRGTLRYHLNVLEEKKLIEAHSNHGNTRYFQNNFTYGENEKLVISSLQNEMTRNIILNILHNKCNTNGDLSQEIGISRAAMNWHMTKLKDSGLIEEDKVGRSTIYSINPVYRDLIEKTYMKSF, encoded by the coding sequence TTGACAGCCGAAGCTACAGAATATATTGTACTTCCAGCTCCAGGCGACGAATTTGGAGCATCTGTAGCTGGAGAAGATGTACAGATAGTAGAGGACACTATAGAACCATACTGGCATTTTCTACTCTGGTTAGCTGTAATGAACATACTGTCGATAGTAGATATAGTGGTTCTTCCTGCAAAGTTTCTTTTCGCAATACTCGGATTTCGAGTAGCTGATCATTCAAATGCTGTTGGGGTTTTAAAGAGAAAATTCATATTTTCATTTATTAAAGTTAATCCCGGAACCTGTATCAGTGAGATGGCAAATAATCTGGATATTAACAGAGGGACTCTGCGCTATCATCTCAACGTTCTGGAAGAAAAAAAGTTGATTGAGGCTCACAGCAATCACGGAAATACCAGATATTTCCAGAATAATTTCACATATGGAGAGAATGAAAAATTGGTTATTTCATCCCTTCAAAATGAGATGACCCGCAATATAATCTTGAACATATTGCATAATAAATGCAATACCAACGGCGACCTTTCCCAAGAAATAGGAATTTCCAGAGCTGCAATGAACTGGCATATGACAAAATTAAAGGATTCGGGTCTTATTGAAGAAGATAAAGTAGGCAGGAGTACGATATACAGTATAAATCCTGTTTATCGGGATTTAATCGAAAAAACGTACATGAAATCCTTTTAA
- a CDS encoding pre-peptidase C-terminal domain-containing protein, with protein MKAWKICVLCIIIGLMAVPAVSAEEEHAENSDTEDSPASAGIEYIVSPWVKNSPGTETISSLRSTQYITQGQTITHNVNVGSGVNYLEVDLDWGDTSDSLTLSIYTPSGSKIGTFHDNDDARIRFNIYPPQGYIEQGTWKFKVYGESVSGTEDYTFSVALH; from the coding sequence AAAGCCTGGAAAATATGTGTATTATGCATAATTATAGGATTGATGGCTGTGCCTGCGGTTTCAGCCGAAGAGGAACACGCGGAAAATTCTGACACGGAAGATTCTCCGGCTTCTGCTGGAATAGAGTACATTGTTAGTCCCTGGGTAAAAAATTCTCCTGGTACAGAGACTATCTCTTCTTTACGGTCAACTCAGTATATAACTCAGGGACAGACCATAACTCATAATGTAAATGTAGGCTCCGGAGTAAATTATCTTGAAGTGGATTTAGACTGGGGAGATACGAGTGATTCCCTGACTCTTAGTATTTATACTCCGTCTGGAAGCAAAATCGGAACTTTCCATGATAATGATGACGCTCGGATACGTTTTAATATATACCCTCCTCAGGGATACATAGAACAGGGAACCTGGAAGTTCAAAGTCTATGGAGAATCAGTCAGTGGAACCGAGGACTACACATTTAGTGTTGCATTACATTAA
- a CDS encoding potassium channel family protein translates to MIGGSIISSNLLIRIFHGSCRKIIAFLFTILSLTLISGVLIYFVEGETGGFISRSSSVYWAITTLLTTGYGDTVLQTNFGRLVASVVKVLGFSIIVAPIVIIITEIYKSLSETSRKTKSLTISPFPLIWRYLNTQYFRML, encoded by the coding sequence TTGATTGGTGGTAGTATAATTTCAAGCAACCTTCTTATAAGAATTTTTCATGGGAGTTGTCGCAAAATAATTGCATTTCTATTTACGATTCTGAGTTTGACGCTAATCTCAGGGGTTCTAATATATTTTGTAGAAGGAGAAACTGGCGGTTTTATCAGTAGATCCTCAAGTGTCTACTGGGCTATCACAACACTTCTTACTACTGGATATGGAGATACGGTTCTGCAAACAAATTTCGGCAGATTGGTGGCTTCGGTTGTCAAGGTATTAGGATTTAGCATAATAGTAGCCCCGATTGTTATTATAATTACTGAGATTTACAAATCGCTATCGGAAACATCCCGAAAAACTAAAAGTTTGACTATAAGTCCTTTTCCTTTAATTTGGAGATACCTCAATACACAATATTTTAGAATGTTGTAA